The segment ATGCCAACTTCTTTGAAACACAGCAGGAACTCTTGACTGTTTATTTTGAAAGCGGCCATCGGCGTGCAGGTGCGAATATCTCTTAGCGTTGCATCTGACATGTCCAAAAATTCTTCAGCCCCGTACGTTCTGAGGTcaatttcgaaaaatttgtcAGAGCTTACGATAGCGGTATGTTTAGTGAACAACACCGACGACACCGGTAATACCGTATCCAAACCACGAACCGGCTTAAATCTGCTAAGGTTAACATCGAACTTCAGTATCACTATCCGCGATGATGTCGCTGCGATGGCCACAGCATCCGATAGCTGGTGGGAGATATCATCCATGATGCGAACCAGATGCCACCGTTCACTATGAGTACGGTTTGCGATTGACAAATCCAGGACAAAGGTCTCCAGCTTCGGAGACAGACAAGAGGAGGCTTGAGCACGGTTTTGAAGATGGCGGACGTCACACTGATATAGATATTCACCATCATTGCCAATAATAATGGCCTTCGGGATTTGCTGCGATATAGCAAACGATTTTATATTCATTATCCCTTTGATTTGAACTGTTTCGCATGTCTCCACGTTGTAGGAATATAGACCACTATCGCAACCTAAAACAGAGAAGAAAATTATACGCCGCGTTATGAGAAAACATGGTCAATTAGCCGCAATCAAGCTTACCTAACAACACAACATTTTCAGTCACATCATACACGTCGTTGATAGACAGCATTGGTTCCAAAGGCCTTGTCTTGAACAGTAAATCACCCACATACttgtcatcatcgtcatcagtcTTCTCGTCTGCGCTGCTGGCAGGGCCCGAGTCCGTGCCCATAAAGCTGATTCTGTCTTGTAAAGAGTCGGTATCGCTGCTAGCGGCACCCTCTTGTACCAGTTCGTTAGCTAATGAATCTAAATCACCATCGCCACGGCAGTTGTCAGTAGCACCCGAGCGACATTTCCGGTGCACATTCGTCGAACAAACTGTGCATTTCCAGTAAGGATGTCCAGCCAAAATGTGTCGATCACAAACGTTACACAATTGGACAGGGTTTTTCGAGGATGGAGTTTCCAACGTCATGTCAAAAGTATGCGCTTTTGTTCCACGCGCGGAATGCCGTTTGGCAACGCTGACAGCTTTCTTCTCCACGGTCTTCAAAGGCGATTTCGATGTTACCTTCGAGGGTGTTCTATAAGGCAAAGAATCCTTCTTAGAATTCTCCGCGTCCAACTGTTGCTGGTTTTCCTCATCCTTACGAGCTTTTCTTAGCGAACCTTGCATAGCAATCATATCCGTTTTCGTGCGCAGTAATTGCTCTTTGAGTTGACTGGTTCGCTGACGTTCCTTCTGCAGTTCTTCCTGAAGCTTTTTGTAGCTGGTCGTGTTTTCAACCATTATAGGATTAGAGGGTGGAACGTTCTCTTTCTTATCATGACCACTGGTGCCGAATATCATATCTGcaaatgttttctttttcttatgcGCATTTTCATCTACTCGAGATTGTAGGAAATCAATCAGTTTTTTGTACTGGTCGAGAGTTGCTTCCGATTTGATGTTTCGTTCCGAGTAAAACGTTTTTTGTTCAGCTAGTACTGTTTTAACGTGATCTAGCTCATTGTTAAGCTGATTAAGTTGATTTTTATAGTCTTTAATTTCATTGTTTCGCTCCGTTATGTACTCTTTTGCCATGAATAAATCCGTAAGTATTTTAGAGTTCTCCTCTTTTAAAAGCATTTGCTCACGTTCGTAGTTCGAAACTACTTTTTGTAGATTCGCAGTATCCAAGTTTAGCATTTCGATACGTTCTTGTACTTCGAACAAACTCGTCGTTTTGTCTATAAGCTCTTTCTGTTGATCAAGCATTTGATTCTGCAGTTCTTCAAACTTTTGCAGGAGCTTATCGTACTCAGATTGCAGCTGATTTATCCTTGATTCGTGCAAGATTTTTGCAGTTTTCTCTTGGTGCAATTCCTGACGAAGCTTTGTAACTTCAGCATCCTTGGAAGTCATATCTTTTCTTAAATCGTCAATCTTTTTCTGGCACtcctcatttttcttctgttccttTTCAAGCAAGATTTCCATTTGTGTGCATTGTGTATCAGTAATGCTGCATGCCGTTTTGAGTGTATTGTAATTCTTTGTAACCTTTGTCAGCTCTTGTTCAAGTTCTTTTTTGGCTGCTTCAGCGCCAGCGAGATCTTCCTGGCATTCATTTAGCTCGCGTAGAAGCTTGGAATTTTCCGAAGTGATCATTCTAACTCTATCATTAGCCTGTTCTAGTTTTTGTCTGGCTTCGTCTAATTTCTCCTCCAAGCTCTGCAACTTTGTAGTTGCCGCAATCAAATCAGCTTTCTCGGCCAGCCGTCCTCTTTCAACGAAGTCTCTGGCGTTTTTGTCCTTTTTCAAATCGTCTTTCAACACACGAATATCTTCTTTTAATTCATCAATATATTTCAGCTTATTGGCAACAGTTTCTTCCGCTTGTCTAACTTTAAACTCGGCCTCGTCTTTTTCCTTTCGAATTTTGTTAGCTCTTTCATCAGCTTGTTCGACCTTTCGACCAAGAATAGAATTATCCAACTTAGCACGGTCTAGCTCTTTTTCTAACTTCCACAGCGAAAGATTGGCGGTCCTAGCTGATTGCTTATCCAAAATTGACTGCTCTCTAACGGCATTCAGTCTATCTTCTAGCCGTTCATTTTGCCTCTCCAATAACGATGTGGACGTCAATGTTACGTTACTCGGTCCAGCAACTGCCGCGCTACTAGAAGCTGTCTTGAACTGATCGATAATTTTCTCCAGGCGTGAAACAGCCTCCTCCAAACCATCGGCCCGCTTACGTTGCAGATCTTCGCTTTCTCTGAAATGTGAAAGATAATTGTCGACTTGTTACTCATATCAACTGCTAACAATGATcactttcaatttttgttttcaattgaaTAATGCAATTTTGACAAGGGAAGTTTATTCGCCGTATCTGGGTCTCTCTTTTTTTGGTTGAATAAAAAAACACCGGCTGATTTGAAAACGATTATAAAACACAGTAGgagtaaaataaaaccgaaaaacaaCAACTCACTACACGTAGCGTAAGCAGAAGCGATATGAAAACTGCACGAGCTCATTTTCATTCATTCTGCTTTTTTGCTGTGTATACAACACTGCTGTTCGATCGGTATTACGATCAATTAATACTTGCATACGCACACGCTGCCAatgtaaaaatgacaaaaatcgaTCACTGAGCCATACAATGACCTAAATTGCTGATAGAGCAATAAATGTTTGAGTTTATGTAGAATTATTTTGATAGTTACAACACACTCAAATCAAAGCTTTCATTACACCGTTCCAAAAATATTAACCTTTTTTCGGCAAACTTCACAATCACAGCTGGCTGTTAGTATACAGAATATTAACAGAGCTAACGTAATTATCCACTGGCTCTAAAAGTTTTTCTCAACCGAGACTCctaaaaaatatattacttttgtagataataaactATAAAACGATTAAACTTGAAACATTTGGCTGCTATACTAGATTACTTGACTAGCTTTGATTCCTAGCGTGGCAATAATGCAGCGAGCGCGGGTGATGTGCTTTACAATACCCAAGGTTAATTGTATGGGttctgctaaatttgtttttgttcaTTTCTCGCTGTGAGCAACCCGGTTTACGTGTATTATTTCCAGTGAATTTGTTTTGATTCGCACCTAATCCAGATTCATTCCATTTTCAGCTGGTACTATTTACTCACGTTTATTATCACTGCGGCTGTAGCGTGAATTCTATCACAAGTTTAATTGATTTGATTGAACATTTATTTGACAAATAAATCTAATCATTTGTTTAGTTTCTCAGTAAAATACCGCACATTGGGATAGAAATACGAAAAAATGGTCTGATCCTAAATAGCTCCTCttttgtattaaaattttttttttaatttcttcaaAAGTTTAGTTGCTGCAATTTATATTAAAACACAAAATTGGATAGCCATGAAGGTACAAGCATGAAATAAGCTGAGGTTGTTACTTTAAATCGTTAGATATCGCGAATTACCGCTATTTTTATGAACTCTCAATGTTATACGCAATAGTAGTGGAAAACTAATACAGCTGACAATTGCTTCAAGTTAAATCTACGATGtcggaaaatcagaaaaatcaAGCGACCTATCAAAATAACTCATTTTGAAGCTAACAATCATACATTTTATTGCGAAATGCAGGAACAgtcgaataaaataaaatgaaccAAGTCGGTTGCTCTTTTTTAACGTCCACGCTGCGTGATCGTAGAGTGCCATCGGAAAAATAGTGTCTTATATAGACCGAGTTTCGTGCGGATCTGCAGGCTATAGAACGGGACATCTGCTGGCTaagtaatccgtagaaggccctgatggcagccgctatccgcctttttattCAAGGCTCACATCGTTATCATATACCACTAAAAGTACCAAGGTAAACGATTTCCTCGACCACTTCTAgagtatctccatctatttccACCGCAGTTCAAACCCaaggagcatgtgagatttcgtgatgatggtaccactTCTCTGCACGTCTGCCCCTTCCAGTGCATTGTTGAATAGCAAAATCGATATCCCGTTACTTTGCCTCAAACCATCtgacgtcacaaacgagtccgatatcTCACCCGCTAtgctgacgcttgattttgaaccatcaagtgTAACACGTGTCAGCTTAATCCGTTTCactggaaaaccatgttcaagcacagtctcaaaagtcaaaaatcgcaCTGGTATGCGCTAACAAtaatttcctgcaacggcctcaatcTATGAAACAAGATGCAGGAGAGAAtgttgtatgcagaattgagtaaAGTTATGCCCCGATAATTACAGCATTCGAGTTAATTACCTCATTGGTAAATAGAGCATGTCAGACCTCTCAGTAGCTCATCCTCAGTCTATATCAttagtataacctgataaaTAGCACAATACAGCCTTTTGCTTCCTACCCTCAAAATTTCGACGGAGATAGCGTCCTTTACTTTGCTCTTTATCAGCTCTCTAGCTGCTTttttaacctcgtccaaagtagACGGATCCAGAGCTTGTTCATCTTCCCCAATCCTCTGATTCTTGattctttgcagggtagttgtacgGGATTCTTGCAATATGCCACGGCCATCGTATCCGTCAAGCTTTAGTCACCTTTGAATACTAGGGTTGCCATTGAGCTATGCGAGTTCCTGGTTAATCCTTCGCCACATACTCCGTTCTTCGGTACGCCGCTGAAGATCGTTTTTGGCACTcgtttttcgaaaactccgagcactcgcaggtgctcctcgagcattgtccatgtttcatacccgtagcaaacaaccggtctaatgaacGTCTTGTACAAgttacactttgtacgggggtttagtctgctcgaccgcattTACGCGTGCAGggtgctatatctctgcatactcgtgttgataagaggaaatgcttatcaacttaggtaCTATATTGGCACgcttcattgtgcctgattttttatttcaggtataataaatttaagtttgtcacgaggtttttgacccaccgtaaatctcgcatgtgcataatatttctcgatataaattttcaaattatggttcattatgtagtaccattaccattatattttgtttataaaaaacgtgtatttttgatctaaattttcttaattttactagctttacaagaaaatttccgaatattcagattagtctcatacaaccggtacttacatactgagaatcgtttcgtatggtaatttagcatcgtttactttcgtgtctcgctcgttgcatttttccgacgaCGATTGATTTAGAAcaccattttgaattcatttgagcatAGTTAGCAATAGTGCGTgtacagggtatgaaatgggcaAGGCAAATGagaagcgtccaatatagctctagccatcccaagcccctacctagcgcctccatgtggccatacctggtaatgctccattgagtagccaagctaggaggtgcgatgctgggttgGTCCCggatgcctgatctcaaaaccgcggttttgggcagacggcggagccacatggcctagctaataggtacgcctaataagttattttaattatttttttcgttttagcttatgaagcatctcctgctatatagtaaaaactttggccaaaacgagttttaatactgcacatggaatgaaaaattaaattaactattagaagcacttatgcaacctcaaaggacgctactctattccatacgaaggactgctggtgagattgttctaattttaccaatatataccacatttcatcttaatatcatattattaacagtattattattgatatcataaatgtggaaggctggatgatggagtggattgccaacctgaatccttaagatctgaagcaaatatggcacttctcaattcaaaacaaacaaatcatcacgtgggttaaagttggtacagcgaaattgattattacatggaaggatcctaacgctggaaggcgactcttatatccccggaatgcgcacaagtgccatcaaatatcaaaagctcGATAGCTTTTATAAAATAGTCAGAGTTTTCAAGCAAGTTCTATGATcaaaggatgccaaaaggtTTTTCGCGCAGACGTTTTTAATGAATTGACcaaatgaatcgtttgtttgagaaaccccacaaacgccatttttatgaaaattgactttttaaccgttttcgaatccttgagcatatctacaccttcccttaaaattccagacaaagttagttccacgaaccccttttaattggggttgcaaatattcgttagtttgagaaaccccaaatatccatgtttccgataatcacctatGGCGGCGCTGCGATAGctacaaaattatcattcaatatttacgtccaatgttgtaagcagtattcgcaacacaatgcagtagtataaaaatgttttcggattcgaaaaattacgagtTTGGCACAGTCAAAAAAGAAGcatagtgttcggcggactacagaatacaaggtaaaagttattaaaagtagcaatctcgttccgaaaatcgacagactaaactatccatgcgtttctcacaaaagTTGTAACCCACCAtttactatacaatgttaataatagcacaacatataaataaaaggtttaatcttctatttatcttttttgttaattCGTTGCTTCTCCTAATGTGAGTAATCCGTCGAGAACTCCCGAGTAACTGTAAAAGCAGTAGTTTATCCGTTCGAAGTATTTAAGGTGCTGTTCACGTATCTCCGTTCCATTTTGGTATAGcgtaatttgagaacagacCCTTATTTTTAGATTTTGCTCCATAATCATACGGTTGTAATCcaagatttaaaatgtttattttctggttataatATCTTTGATTACTACTAGCAAAGTAGCAAAGTATAGGTATTCTATTCGTTGTGAATTCATGTTACTctggtccatttatgcaattcaaaaaccgctgttattccatttaccttttattttttaataggtaaatgcaaaccatgataaaaatttcgtctaaaaaagtacaaaactttttctaaaacctgtattattctacttcaaaaatttttaataaataatatataGCGCCcctcccttcttcttcttcttggcGGTACGTACTAAATTAACATCCCCAGTGATATATGGCAGCAAATTACACACTGTGAATATGGAAagatcacaagtttgaataaaaacggcctaaaactacttaagtgcactgtcaatttctcgtttgtttgagaaaccccaaatatccatcaactttaaagctttgtaattttagctagaatcattattttgaacaaaagataagtctacataatgtattttagaaactatcatagaacctcatactaaaaatataaggattggttcaaaattttgataaaatcagttttttgttgttttccaacaatagtgtcgagtggacttgtggggtttctcaaacaaacgattcaaatagacacgtttgtctctggacagctttcgtgcataacaacaaatgtctatcggtatttaataactgaccgcgcgcattttcgaacgaatcgaatatgttgctagtagggtacgggagggtattttcagcccattaagcggtagcctaagcaatattcaggaattacgttgaaactatattcattcgagacaagatttttataccagttgatagaataatatttactgaatatcggcgtgtattttggtcttaatgaaacgctactgaatttgagttatagtcgcgagaaatgatgaagtcgctgcggctaaactgggcccattttctatagtggtgtctgtgttttttaaatccgaccggccgaaatagccttaAAAGATGCtttttaaaaacaaatcaaaagagagaccgatggataacgtgtcggtattgcccgGCTCATTGAAAATAACTAGTTTAGCAGTGACAACAGcatgctgctggcgctagtgcctcattgaatcgtgcatatacgttagcaccagaagcaagtggttgtcactcgaaTACTAAATAGAAGAATTTCAGGGGCAACTGCATCAtatcttggtagtagtgtaaaaaagtatcatatgctgaaattgattgaatttttcatatcagaaaattgatttatattttcatatcagagggaagtttttgtgttcttccgtgatgaaaagaagtagaattgttctgtgacatcatattcacagctgtttaattgccagaataagtaaacgtgatcataattgtgtgttttccaaatcatcatcaagagcggatacgcgtaagcgattgctgctggttttttcagcctgattacgtgccagtggaaaaacagtggttttgatgtttattgaacaaaatttagcaaattacttacaattttatgaaaatagttataacacattgaagcttatgagtgctatattcgtttcagtattgttatatagcggcaaagtttttatttgggaaaacgcagtaaaaaaggtaatgtatgccgaatgtagtagcgtgctggaaataccctcccgtaccctacataactttcggtgcggtaaactgatttctcatagttttttcttatatcggtatgtcggatctccactatctgtttcgcaatggctacgtaaccaaaaacgtcctTAAATTGTACGCGAGCACGAATGACAGTGGTCGAATCACCtacctcggtggatccagaccctttctactaacaacaactccttctgtgacacttgtggatgatgcagaggattcctctgTCTCTAGAAGCAGCAAaagtcggactaacattcccttccctcccaaattgacctgcatgggcgtggccagctttgctattgagcatcacaaagaattagatcaccagaaaatgcacactgagaatgatctgctactcccaagcatcattctgatggttctttgtgcaatctccgCTGAACTAGACCAATCGTGGgtaactcacgggcggtcaaactatgctatgctatgctatgcgtAGTCTGCTCGCCGGAATTTGCTTGTGAAGCTCATAGTAAGCACgttttccgctgataatacgcctctgaATCTCACGGCCttgtcattgtccgccgttaccagtgaactGAGGTAGACTAATTCGTCATTCGTCAACTACcttaaactcatcgccgtcgatcgtcAAACTACTACCgaagcggcgtcggtcggcctcggttccgctgaccagcatgaactttgttttagacgtatttattagCTTTAACTCAAACTTTTGCAATTTATCGCAACGAttgataattagttttagttcggaactcaaccaCAACAAAATCAAACTTTTTCGTTCTGATATAGAGCTATggtttcttcggaaaagttgtagataatctttttttccttttttttcctttttttcgggttatccaactggtcgcttaatagcgtataaaactctgcgctgtgcccttttgtgatgtcaacaaagtgtcagggagacctcaaacatcagttctacctgacaagactgtcgcccactaaaacacaggttgagccccaagcatagccgtcacgcctatacccgcaggcggaggcgtttcggctctgcgcggactccacgaactgactctaagatctctctgccaaaggccggaatgtcatattttaaatataatgatgatgatgacgatgatgatgatgagaagaaaaataatagatcgaatttgtaaatgtgctttggactttttgtaccactcgagttgcaatatgtggtatagtgaagaagtggaggattcgttagccccgcctgacaccggtcttcaaccgcgcgcccgctttcagttttccaacacaaacaaccacaaatgaaccaataggtaagacaaatttcggagcattaatggttatcaacttatcagggcaaatttaatctttcatccccttagcattcacagtgcattcccacgaaccaaagtaaattgagcgcagcacaagctggacgttcgcggtagtcgacagaagcttcaaaatatagagactcgcacgccttccaaccctcgagaccaaagtgctgtaaagctctgggcttaaacgtctctttaagactcgatcccttcccatcgacagagcccgcgggcggccatcagagctcaggacagccacggggccagtgcaaaaatcctactctatctagcagcaccgcctagccgaaactcgaacacgcgaaacgaattgacctaattttcccatctgctacctaagaagtgctattacccgtaatcattacagagtggtccttcggcatccaatcggatctggtatcccgcttagaccggtccttattcttaaacggaataaaagcactttctgaacaacgcaacaattacatttggtaaatttttaccccgagtcccacttgaaatcacaaaagtattttgatatatacccacattcagaagtaaacgtgaccgctgttcatttactgattatgtagttaaaaagccctacaccacgacaaggttcagttttatcgtagggggaaaagttgtagataatcttATTGCAAAAATATTTGCTGAATCCATTTTTCTGAATCTATCATTATTCTAggtatcacagtttttgagatatcaGGCGTCATTTATGACGACCCCCTCAAAATCAATTTTATCAgtatatttaaattaaaatacccCTAATCAGGGATACAGTCGCGTACCTGGTAAGGAAACGGCGATCTACCGCACAATGGGATCACCGTCatgagccgcccctaacctggaaaCAGGCGCTCACGACTGGCAAGGCTATTCCTTTTGCCCAAGCTTAGCGGAAGCATGAGTGCCTCTTTCTTTGTCGGCATACGAATTTAGTTTTCACCGGAATTGGTCACCCGATCTCCTCTTAGAATGTTTGTTtgccggctggtaccacgaggagttgctggataacaTGCTGAAGATCTTTTTTGTACCTGTCGTGAGTACGTGAGGCACTGACAGTACGCGTTATCAATCCATTAATCAACTTTTTGCGCAATATATACTAACGCCAATACCAGCGAACTGGTAACCGGCAAAAACAGACCAGAACAAACCATTTCTCTAGGGTAATCTAGGAGCGAATTCAAGAGCTGAAAAACAAGGAATTTCAATAAAAGCTCTAAGAGATTCCACCTCATTGAAAACCATTCTGATCCATGACCAACACAATCATCCCACATGAGTACTCTGTCGCTGAGAGAGTTACCGAGGTTGTGAAGTCTAAGCTATTTGTGAAGTAAATGCAAAAGCGAGCTCGCGTTCACTGATGAGAATAGTGCCTTCATGGAGGAACACTTTGGGTTCCACCAGGGAAGGTCAACCACTCATTAACTCAATCGAAGTTACCAGCATAATCCAACAAAATGGGTTAGTATCTAAGACGATAACAATAGTGCTTTAAGCTATCTGTCGGACAGAGCATTCAAAGTATCTCTGAAGCCAATATTCAACATGCCTGCTAGTGTACCTCAAGGAAGTATTCTGAAACCCATTCCATATAATATACATACATTCGACATCTCTCCCCTTCCTGGGGGTAGCTGTATTATCGCAATGTGCGATTACACGGCAATCATTCAAATTTGGTTGGTAATTAGCTGGTTAATGCGCAAAACAGACCCTATAGTGGTCCTtaacctcttatccagcaactcctatccctacctccacgtgataccaaccggaatacgagcaaccttagcgaaaatcgggtaatcaacccccgtggaaactaaggtcgaatACCATCAGAAAAGGAGGCACAGTATCACGagccatcgcgagactcggtagcataAGCCCTaatacggctacctatctaaaacAGAACAataaaaagagtcaagaaaattctactcggaacattcggcatggccAAAGGCAACGAAATaaagacatggaatggagacttggtacctggcgctgcagatcgctaaacttcgttggtggcgacagagcgctgctcgatcagttagaaccccgaaagcttGGTATcgtggcactacaggagatctgtcgcaagggcgtAGGTGTaggggatccgtggcggcaaagcccaattctaccagagcggtggagcgactaacgagctgggaacgggctttgtggACGAGaacgagacgcgcaacgaattggcgacgagtagcccggGACCGAGCACAATGGAGATGAATTATTAATGCAGGCAAGAGCCACCCAgtctctcggctggtaaagtaaatagcgttcaaagtttgctgctctgtatattTTTTTGCTATCAATCGTacaaaatcatctcataactctgactatttgcaacatttatgtagtatGATTACAGTAAAATGTATCTCAGGaagttcttgatcgtttgctgtcattaactcatctttttaaattttgcgactcgGCCCGAGCTGATTTACCACGGAATCACGGATCAAATGATCTGCAGATCTCATGTTGACAAAATCGTCTACATATGATAGCATACCCAGGGATGGGCCaatcattttgactcaattcacattcatttgacagtaccgtcacagtcatgcaaaatttgaaaatgttatgtatgggatgattgaagaaccagttattaactacaacttttctgaataaagtattgctgtatcttttgtatttatggtgctACAATGTTAGTACCTTTTTAGTGagtaagtgaacgttcatttagtcgttaatgagttactagcattgtagcgcggtaactacaaaagatacagcaaaactttaatcagcaaaattgtagataataacaaattctacaaatgtttcatacataactttgtccaattttgcttggctgacactgtactgtcaaatgaatgtgaattgagtcaaagtgatcgtgccatccctgagCATACCTATTGTACTTCGGAAGATAAACACATAGCATAAACATAACTAAACATGGCGAGGAGAGATATATGAAATAGCAGCTGTGACCACAAACTAGTTTTATCTTgtacctggggtgacattgtgattctcgttt is part of the Sabethes cyaneus chromosome 2, idSabCyanKW18_F2, whole genome shotgun sequence genome and harbors:
- the LOC128734155 gene encoding citron Rho-interacting kinase, whose product is MDGKQIVARTARLNGLIVGRAPAGCLNQINSTIEALLETAISREGLLDSLFLLYEECSKDALKKKDKSVAEFVNKYRPIIKQTRSMRVNINDFDVKCLIGKGYFGEVHLVYERNQRNGEVYAMKKMCKAMVTSTQIREERDIMACRTSEWITSLQYAFQDQECLYLVMEYLPGGDLLGLMIRTGIFDEELAQFYLAELTEALNSLHTLGYVHRDIKPENILLDRFGHIKLADFGNAIAINKDGSVTSITPVGTPDYVAPELLQTLSTTSRSPNSNHDVTCDFWSMGIIGYEFVTETTPFHDENVNETYSKIVAHCEGRFTRKLEYPAHVSISSHYRDLIDRLVTKASNRMGYAEIRKHPFFSDIKWDKLRYQIPPIIPTVSSDDDTSNFEDVDKSIKRNGFVNKPTYPISKVNDFSGQNLPFLGYSYVYEEPDIAGRYRDTDEHMATARLSQKIKEQDQLIKEHNEEIHQLQRGILERDRKIASMNAQSKVFGDTKTEMENLQELLKIKTAELAASKTEIKTLRNRFKIEEEQRLKNEATLSDMLRQTYKKWEKTKQSSDQVYEKQIAERRTEYNSLNEKFQQLTNELRSKVEQCSELESMIKTYKDLLQKYKDKLSVEKEEYDQSHDQLVANYEAKINDLKQKWKAEKDLRGKQEEDIRDLRYRLQQHEHDVKNNEHSHQKFVDNLKRRMTIQLEEAKQVSDKISEEMQQKCNNLRKEINKLQEQSVSCSTSSSNRSSVYSVNEQEFKSANSSLQDLHTQVEEQLRKDLVKARESEDLQRKRADGLEEAVSRLEKIIDQFKTASSSAAVAGPSNVTLTSTSLLERQNERLEDRLNAVREQSILDKQSARTANLSLWKLEKELDRAKLDNSILGRKVEQADERANKIRKEKDEAEFKVRQAEETVANKLKYIDELKEDIRVLKDDLKKDKNARDFVERGRLAEKADLIAATTKLQSLEEKLDEARQKLEQANDRVRMITSENSKLLRELNECQEDLAGAEAAKKELEQELTKVTKNYNTLKTACSITDTQCTQMEILLEKEQKKNEECQKKIDDLRKDMTSKDAEVTKLRQELHQEKTAKILHESRINQLQSEYDKLLQKFEELQNQMLDQQKELIDKTTSLFEVQERIEMLNLDTANLQKVVSNYEREQMLLKEENSKILTDLFMAKEYITERNNEIKDYKNQLNQLNNELDHVKTVLAEQKTFYSERNIKSEATLDQYKKLIDFLQSRVDENAHKKKKTFADMIFGTSGHDKKENVPPSNPIMVENTTSYKKLQEELQKERQRTSQLKEQLLRTKTDMIAMQGSLRKARKDEENQQQLDAENSKKDSLPYRTPSKVTSKSPLKTVEKKAVSVAKRHSARGTKAHTFDMTLETPSSKNPVQLCNVCDRHILAGHPYWKCTVCSTNVHRKCRSGATDNCRGDGDLDSLANELVQEGAASSDTDSLQDRISFMGTDSGPASSADEKTDDDDDKYVGDLLFKTRPLEPMLSINDVYDVTENVVLLGCDSGLYSYNVETCETVQIKGIMNIKSFAISQQIPKAIIIGNDGEYLYQCDVRHLQNRAQASSCLSPKLETFVLDLSIANRTHSERWHLVRIMDDISHQLSDAVAIAATSSRIVILKFDVNLSRFKPVRGLDTVLPVSSVLFTKHTAIVSSDKFFEIDLRTYGAEEFLDMSDATLRDIRTCTPMAAFKINSQEFLLCFKEVGIFVDEFGCRSRPDNMNWLQDPVDFKYRESCLFVAHSDCVQVIYVSKSYTKELERKETSDERRAFVNLNSPRLLQFLDFARNSIYVACECGPDREKEVIKLDGYKALQTTTPGIGSSMETLSSLASFPATVAQSNETISTLGHAV